A window of Mucilaginibacter paludis DSM 18603 contains these coding sequences:
- a CDS encoding RagB/SusD family nutrient uptake outer membrane protein gives MKKIFYIKNNLLVYLLLGLLFSLGGCKKLLQADLSNSAITSTQVFTSDATALSAVDGIYAYMALFTGPQYLTDDGIGAITSIGADDLLDYTQTYADYQTNTISSSGTLSPVYNVWRNGYKDIYLTNAAIEGISASSAISAAVKSQLLGECYVIRAFNYFYLTNLYGDLPLTTSTTYQQNSTQGKAPADEVYKQIIADLQLAETMLPATYPSADRARPNKYTAAALLAKVYLYNKQWALAEAQASTVIQSGLYTLVQNTDNVFLKTSTETIWQLAPVGSKNNTNSYLQYTPTATNGPTFTLTTGLLSSFEVNPVTNTPDKRRGSWIGSIVYNTNTYYYPAKYKAKSSAANVEDNILFRMAEQYLIRAEARAQQNNADGAIADLNIIRNRAGLGNTTAVLQADLLAAISRENRIEYFAEWGHRWFDLKRTGTIDAVLGAAKTTYKPFAKLWPLPQTEILANPNLIQNTGYN, from the coding sequence ATGAAAAAGATATTTTACATAAAAAATAACCTGCTTGTTTATTTGCTGCTTGGCTTACTATTCAGCTTGGGAGGATGCAAAAAATTGTTGCAGGCGGATTTGTCAAACAGCGCTATCACATCCACCCAGGTTTTTACGTCTGATGCTACAGCATTGTCCGCAGTTGATGGTATATATGCTTATATGGCCTTGTTTACCGGCCCGCAATATTTAACGGATGATGGTATTGGCGCCATTACCAGTATTGGGGCCGATGACCTGCTGGATTATACCCAAACTTACGCTGATTATCAAACCAACACCATCAGCAGTAGCGGCACGCTAAGCCCCGTTTATAACGTTTGGCGAAACGGATATAAAGATATCTACCTGACCAATGCCGCTATAGAAGGGATCAGTGCGTCGTCGGCTATTTCGGCGGCTGTAAAAAGCCAGTTGCTGGGAGAGTGTTACGTTATACGGGCGTTTAACTACTTTTACCTAACCAACCTTTACGGCGATTTACCACTAACCACCAGCACCACCTATCAGCAAAACAGTACCCAGGGAAAAGCACCCGCAGATGAGGTTTATAAACAAATTATTGCCGATTTACAACTGGCAGAAACGATGCTGCCAGCCACCTACCCATCGGCAGATAGGGCCCGGCCTAATAAATATACCGCCGCCGCCTTGCTTGCCAAGGTTTATTTATACAACAAACAGTGGGCCCTGGCCGAAGCACAGGCAAGCACCGTTATACAGAGCGGCTTGTATACTTTAGTGCAAAACACCGACAATGTTTTTTTGAAAACGAGCACCGAAACCATTTGGCAACTGGCTCCGGTAGGTTCAAAAAATAATACCAACTCCTACCTGCAATATACTCCAACCGCCACAAACGGGCCTACTTTTACACTTACTACCGGCTTGTTAAGTAGTTTTGAAGTAAACCCGGTAACTAATACGCCCGATAAACGCAGGGGCTCTTGGATTGGATCAATCGTTTATAATACCAACACCTATTATTATCCGGCTAAATACAAAGCAAAATCAAGTGCGGCTAATGTAGAGGATAATATTCTATTCCGTATGGCGGAGCAATACCTGATCCGGGCGGAAGCAAGAGCGCAGCAAAATAATGCCGACGGCGCTATAGCCGATTTAAATATCATTCGTAACAGGGCGGGCTTAGGTAACACTACGGCAGTTTTGCAGGCCGACTTACTTGCGGCCATATCCAGGGAAAACAGAATTGAATACTTTGCCGAATGGGGCCATCGCTGGTTTGACTTGAAACGCACGGGTACGATAGACGCGGTTTTAGGTGCTGCCAAAACCACTTATAAGCCTTTTGCCAAACTTTGGCCTTTGCCACAAACAGAAATAT
- a CDS encoding TonB-dependent receptor, translating to MKLTGLLLLVFTLHISASSLAQKASIVKKDAELKSVLRELHRQTGYFFIYNNEVIKKAVPVTVNLVNADINTILQEVFDKQPLTYFIDKNTILIKTKVVKEPVISAPSQQQTPQQLKVSGLITDDKGEPLAGATVKIKGSAMSSTADQTGHFSLDAAQAGQILQVSFVGYEMQEVKIPAGGQLTVRLSPSVGGLNEVLVVGYGTSLKKDLTGSVGRISAQNINEQAVANPLLALEGRIAGLNVTQTNGTAGAYVSVQIRGSNSIGAGNEPLYVIDGMPFESTPMNLFETYYSTANKYAGYLSPLSSINPGDIESIDVLKDADATAIYGSRGANGVILITTKKGKNTLGKLNVTVGADYGISQVAHQMDLLNTEQYLALRKQAFTNDGLDYAKVSAPDLNVFSPNQNTNWQKVLLGNNAATTNANIKLESGTEQSKFLFSTAYHNEGTVYPGSDNDSRIAIQSGYDFNSINQKFGISIKNNFSYDLNKLPGADLGTSILMAPNFNPYKADGTLNWQGLDDTHPNPLGATNSLYKNTTTNLISNVLLHYKVLHTLDLKLNLGYNQDELESYQGNPFSSFLPNSLYYPAPYAQFGDTKRKSFIIEPQAVYNIKLGEGKLEALAGGTFQRRTNNTAYIYGYNYSSDLLINSASAAGSTLLSNTNYDYRYLSVFGRINYNWKSKLIFNGTIRRDGSSRFGPDKQFGTFWSAGGAYVFSEEELFKKLSDILSFGKLRASYGTTGNDQIADYGYYSKYTAYPYTYQGVATVNPANLANSEYSWETVNKLDVALDLGFFHDRIFITADYYRNRTGNQLVGYPLSLVTGFSTVQYNLPAVIQNKGIELSLSTDNVHTANFSWKTSINFTIPRNTLLSYPGLAGSSNAANYVIGQSINIYRGYEYAGYNQTTGAIIYKDKDGSGTINTSDYVTIGSKDPKFYGGVQNTFAYGNWQLSFAFQYVKKEAFNYLYYTGSANQYGSMTNQDFSTLNNALVPRPTTSSAGYSDYSSSTATWGDASYLRLKNAYLSYNLPKAWLNRVNIASCNLYLQGQNLFTITNYKGLDPETLGLYTPPLRLYTMGIKVGF from the coding sequence ATGAAATTAACAGGTTTGTTATTACTCGTATTTACTTTGCACATCAGCGCATCGTCGCTGGCTCAAAAGGCAAGCATTGTAAAAAAAGATGCCGAACTTAAATCGGTTCTGCGGGAGCTTCACAGGCAAACCGGCTATTTCTTCATCTATAATAACGAAGTAATTAAAAAGGCTGTTCCGGTAACCGTTAACCTCGTTAATGCCGATATCAATACCATTTTGCAAGAGGTATTTGATAAACAACCCCTTACTTATTTTATCGATAAAAATACCATTCTCATCAAAACAAAGGTTGTAAAAGAGCCGGTTATCAGCGCGCCCTCGCAACAGCAAACTCCTCAACAACTTAAGGTGAGCGGTTTGATAACCGATGATAAGGGTGAGCCGCTTGCGGGAGCAACGGTAAAAATAAAAGGCAGCGCGATGAGCAGTACCGCCGATCAAACCGGCCATTTCAGTTTAGATGCAGCCCAAGCCGGGCAAATACTCCAGGTCAGTTTCGTTGGCTATGAGATGCAGGAAGTTAAAATTCCGGCAGGAGGCCAATTGACGGTGCGGTTAAGCCCATCGGTAGGCGGGTTAAACGAGGTTTTGGTGGTAGGCTATGGCACGAGTTTAAAAAAAGACCTTACCGGTTCGGTAGGGAGGATAAGTGCCCAAAATATTAATGAACAGGCGGTGGCTAACCCATTGCTTGCGCTTGAAGGGCGTATAGCTGGCTTAAACGTAACCCAAACAAACGGGACAGCTGGTGCATACGTATCTGTGCAGATAAGAGGAAGCAATTCCATAGGTGCCGGTAACGAGCCCTTATATGTCATAGATGGGATGCCGTTTGAATCGACACCGATGAATTTATTTGAAACCTATTATTCTACGGCCAATAAATATGCGGGCTATTTAAGTCCGTTAAGCAGTATTAACCCGGGCGATATTGAAAGCATCGATGTATTGAAAGATGCGGATGCTACAGCCATCTACGGCTCAAGAGGCGCTAACGGTGTTATTTTAATCACCACCAAGAAAGGAAAAAACACCTTGGGTAAGCTAAATGTAACTGTGGGTGCCGACTATGGCATCAGCCAGGTGGCCCACCAGATGGATTTGTTGAATACGGAACAATACCTGGCCCTCAGAAAGCAGGCCTTTACCAATGATGGACTTGATTACGCTAAGGTAAGTGCGCCTGATCTGAATGTTTTTAGCCCCAATCAAAATACAAACTGGCAAAAAGTGTTGCTGGGCAACAACGCCGCTACAACCAACGCTAACATCAAGCTTGAAAGTGGCACCGAGCAAAGTAAGTTTTTATTTAGCACAGCCTATCATAACGAAGGAACGGTTTATCCCGGTTCGGATAACGATTCGAGGATAGCCATCCAGAGCGGGTATGATTTTAATTCTATCAACCAGAAGTTTGGAATCAGCATTAAAAATAATTTTTCGTATGATCTGAACAAATTGCCAGGTGCCGATCTGGGTACTTCTATTTTAATGGCTCCTAATTTTAATCCTTATAAGGCTGATGGTACTTTAAATTGGCAGGGATTGGATGATACGCACCCTAACCCGCTCGGCGCTACCAATAGCTTGTATAAAAATACCACCACCAATTTAATCAGCAATGTGTTGCTGCATTACAAGGTGCTTCATACCCTGGATTTAAAACTAAACCTGGGTTATAACCAGGACGAACTGGAATCATACCAGGGGAATCCGTTTTCTTCTTTTTTACCTAACAGTTTATATTATCCGGCTCCCTACGCCCAATTTGGCGATACTAAAAGAAAAAGCTTCATTATAGAGCCGCAGGCAGTTTATAATATCAAACTGGGCGAAGGCAAACTGGAGGCGCTGGCAGGCGGTACCTTCCAACGGAGAACCAACAATACCGCCTACATTTACGGGTATAACTATTCGTCTGATCTATTGATCAACAGCGCCTCGGCGGCCGGAAGCACCCTCCTGAGCAATACCAATTATGATTATCGTTATCTGTCCGTATTCGGCCGGATAAATTATAACTGGAAAAGTAAACTGATCTTTAACGGAACCATCAGGCGCGACGGATCGTCAAGGTTTGGGCCCGATAAACAATTCGGCACCTTCTGGTCTGCAGGCGGTGCATACGTTTTTAGCGAAGAAGAATTGTTTAAAAAGCTATCGGACATTTTAAGTTTTGGGAAACTACGTGCAAGCTATGGTACCACCGGTAACGATCAGATTGCCGATTATGGCTATTATTCTAAATATACGGCCTATCCTTATACTTACCAGGGTGTAGCAACTGTTAACCCGGCCAACCTGGCCAATAGCGAGTATAGCTGGGAAACGGTAAATAAATTAGACGTGGCACTTGATCTGGGATTTTTTCACGACAGGATTTTTATCACAGCCGACTACTATCGTAACCGGACTGGGAACCAGTTAGTTGGTTATCCCTTGTCGTTGGTAACTGGTTTTAGCACCGTACAATATAACCTGCCTGCCGTTATCCAAAACAAAGGTATTGAGTTAAGCTTAAGCACAGATAATGTGCACACCGCTAACTTCAGCTGGAAAACGAGTATTAATTTTACCATCCCACGTAACACGCTGTTGAGTTATCCCGGTTTAGCGGGATCGTCTAACGCGGCTAATTATGTCATCGGCCAATCTATTAATATATATCGCGGATATGAGTACGCAGGTTACAACCAAACCACCGGGGCCATTATTTACAAAGACAAAGACGGCAGCGGCACCATCAATACATCAGACTATGTTACCATCGGCAGTAAAGACCCCAAATTTTACGGCGGCGTGCAAAATACGTTTGCTTACGGCAACTGGCAGCTGAGTTTTGCTTTTCAATACGTAAAAAAGGAGGCGTTTAATTACTTGTATTATACCGGCAGCGCCAACCAATACGGTTCCATGACCAATCAGGATTTCAGCACCCTCAACAATGCGCTTGTTCCGCGCCCAACCACTTCTTCGGCGGGTTACAGCGATTATAGCAGTTCTACCGCCACCTGGGGAGATGCGTCTTACTTAAGGTTAAAGAATGCCTATCTATCTTATAATTTGCCTAAAGCCTGGCTCAACCGGGTTAACATAGCAAGCTGTAACCTGTATTTACAAGGGCAAAACCTATTTACGATAACTAATTACAAAGGCCTTGATCCGGAAACGCTGGGTTTATATACACCGCCATTACGGTTATATACAATGGGTATTAAAGTCGGGTTTTAA
- a CDS encoding FecR family protein: MTHKDITELLEKYRNGTATEEEIDVLLYRIQNLNKDSKLTFSELEYKSYQARISENLPVTHGRIRPLKTWLGMAAAVLIFAGLGTWFYLSGQHHQVSSKISRNELLPGGNQAILTLDNGKQVILNGTHAGTIASQGNVVVSQTANGAIAYLPGSSSGNQDQEIRYNQIATYKGGEYQITLADGTKVWINAASALKYPTRFTGNYRTVELTGEAYFEVAKNKHLPFKVLSKGQVVEVLGTHFNINTYGDDGLIKTTLLEGSVKISAPGKTALLKPGQQARLDTLPQKTGGHIKVVENIDTEDVVAWKSGAFVFDNSHIQQIMLQIARCYNANINYEGIKPQLTFTGVIKKSSDINDVLELIERAGDAQFKVNGKTITVKKK, translated from the coding sequence ATGACTCATAAAGACATTACTGAATTACTGGAAAAATACCGGAACGGAACTGCGACGGAAGAAGAAATCGATGTACTGCTTTATCGCATTCAAAATTTAAATAAGGATAGTAAACTTACCTTCTCCGAGCTTGAATACAAATCTTATCAAGCCCGCATATCAGAAAATTTACCCGTTACCCATGGCCGGATCCGGCCTTTAAAAACGTGGTTAGGTATGGCGGCAGCTGTACTGATTTTTGCAGGTTTGGGCACTTGGTTTTATTTAAGCGGCCAACATCATCAGGTATCTTCTAAAATCAGCAGGAATGAGCTGCTGCCGGGCGGAAACCAGGCTATACTTACCCTGGATAACGGCAAACAGGTTATTTTAAATGGCACCCATGCCGGTACAATAGCGAGCCAGGGCAACGTAGTGGTTAGTCAAACCGCAAACGGGGCAATTGCTTATTTGCCTGGCTCATCTTCCGGAAATCAGGATCAGGAGATACGCTATAACCAGATAGCAACCTACAAAGGAGGCGAATATCAGATAACCCTTGCAGACGGAACAAAAGTATGGATCAATGCAGCATCTGCTTTAAAGTATCCTACCAGGTTTACCGGGAACTACAGAACGGTAGAGCTTACCGGTGAAGCCTATTTTGAAGTTGCTAAAAATAAGCATTTACCTTTTAAGGTACTCTCTAAAGGGCAGGTAGTTGAAGTTTTAGGTACGCATTTTAACATCAATACTTATGGCGATGACGGGCTTATTAAAACAACCCTGCTGGAGGGAAGCGTGAAGATTTCGGCCCCTGGTAAAACAGCCTTGTTAAAACCGGGGCAACAGGCCCGGCTTGATACCCTTCCACAAAAAACAGGCGGTCATATTAAAGTTGTTGAAAATATTGATACAGAGGATGTTGTTGCATGGAAATCCGGTGCTTTTGTTTTTGATAACAGCCATATCCAGCAGATTATGCTGCAAATTGCGCGTTGCTACAACGCGAACATCAATTATGAGGGGATCAAACCACAATTAACGTTTACCGGCGTAATTAAAAAAAGCAGCGATATTAACGATGTGCTGGAACTTATTGAGCGCGCAGGAGACGCGCAATTTAAGGTGAACGGAAAAACCATTACAGTAAAAAAGAAATAA
- a CDS encoding RNA polymerase sigma factor yields MASYSTLPDQELANLFKDGDEYAYAEIFNRYNALLLMHAYRKLQNKEEAKDVVQEVFAMLWSIRTTFVLKTNLAGFLYTCIHYKILDKIVHEKTETKYHHFLQQLSIEVKEADYQVRERQLADIIENEIDDLPDKMKNVFKLSRYKHLSHKEIASELHISEETVKKQIKNAIKILKIKLDLFIWGLLLLMALFFS; encoded by the coding sequence ATGGCGTCCTATAGCACTCTTCCGGATCAGGAGTTGGCTAATCTTTTTAAAGATGGTGACGAATACGCCTATGCTGAAATTTTTAACCGGTATAATGCCTTGCTGTTAATGCATGCTTATCGAAAACTCCAAAATAAAGAAGAGGCAAAAGATGTGGTTCAGGAGGTGTTTGCCATGCTCTGGAGTATCAGAACAACGTTTGTATTGAAAACTAACCTGGCAGGTTTTTTATACACTTGTATCCATTACAAAATACTGGATAAAATTGTTCATGAAAAAACGGAAACAAAGTATCATCATTTTTTACAACAGTTGAGTATTGAAGTGAAGGAAGCGGATTACCAAGTGAGAGAAAGGCAATTGGCGGATATTATAGAGAATGAAATTGATGATTTGCCCGATAAAATGAAAAATGTATTCAAATTGAGCCGGTATAAGCATCTTTCTCACAAAGAAATAGCATCAGAACTTCATATTTCAGAAGAAACGGTAAAAAAACAAATAAAAAATGCTATAAAAATTCTGAAAATTAAACTTGATCTCTTTATTTGGGGTTTATTGCTACTTATGGCGCTATTTTTTTCATAA
- a CDS encoding COG1470 family protein yields MLAFSMSARAKKLKTCLTYVAFLTAMMSGLALRCSAQGVTLYTPYTSISVPPGESINYDIDVINKGGAVANASLSVTGLPKGWTYTAKSGGWSVGQVSVLPRDKKTINLQVLVPLQVNKGTYHFVVRAAGIAQLPLTVIVSQQGTFKTEFTTAQSNMQGAANSMFTYTATLRNGTAADQVYALTAAVPPGWNVNFKADYKQVSSVSIEANKTKDITIEVDPPDETPAGSYKIPLTAATSATSASLNLDMVVTGSYGLQLSTPTGLLSTKTTAGDEKRVELSVKNTGTAGLKDIQLQATAPANWDISFDPKKLDNLDAGATAQVFAIIKADKHAIAGDYVANLEAKTAAVSSKADLRVSVETSLLSGWLGLLIILLALGSVYYLFRKYGRR; encoded by the coding sequence ATGTTAGCATTTTCGATGTCGGCACGTGCAAAAAAACTAAAAACGTGCTTAACCTATGTAGCTTTTTTAACCGCTATGATGAGCGGCTTAGCGTTGCGCTGCAGCGCCCAGGGTGTTACCCTTTACACCCCTTACACCAGTATATCAGTACCTCCGGGCGAGTCTATCAATTACGATATTGATGTAATTAACAAGGGCGGGGCGGTAGCCAATGCATCGCTGTCGGTTACCGGCTTACCCAAAGGCTGGACCTATACCGCCAAATCCGGGGGATGGAGCGTGGGGCAGGTTTCGGTACTACCGCGCGACAAAAAAACCATTAATCTGCAGGTGCTGGTACCCTTGCAGGTTAATAAAGGCACCTATCATTTTGTGGTAAGGGCAGCCGGTATAGCCCAATTGCCGCTTACCGTAATTGTATCACAGCAAGGCACTTTTAAAACCGAATTTACTACGGCGCAATCCAATATGCAGGGTGCGGCTAATTCTATGTTTACTTATACGGCCACCTTACGCAACGGCACAGCGGCCGACCAGGTGTACGCTTTAACAGCCGCCGTTCCGCCGGGCTGGAACGTTAACTTTAAGGCCGATTATAAGCAAGTATCCTCCGTTAGTATCGAAGCCAATAAAACCAAAGACATTACTATTGAAGTTGATCCGCCCGACGAAACACCAGCAGGTTCCTATAAAATACCCTTAACCGCTGCTACGAGCGCTACCTCGGCCAGCCTTAACCTTGATATGGTAGTTACCGGCTCTTATGGCCTGCAACTAAGCACGCCCACCGGTTTATTGAGCACAAAAACCACTGCCGGCGACGAGAAGCGCGTAGAGCTGTCGGTAAAAAACACCGGTACCGCCGGTTTAAAAGACATTCAGTTGCAGGCTACCGCTCCCGCCAACTGGGATATCAGCTTCGACCCTAAAAAACTGGATAACCTGGATGCCGGGGCCACCGCGCAGGTATTTGCCATTATTAAAGCCGATAAGCATGCCATAGCGGGCGATTATGTGGCCAACCTGGAAGCTAAAACAGCGGCGGTATCATCCAAGGCAGATTTAAGGGTATCGGTAGAAACCTCCCTCCTTTCGGGCTGGCTCGGGCTGCTGATTATTTTACTGGCTTTAGGCAGCGTATACTATTTATTCAGAAAATACGGAAGGAGGTAA
- a CDS encoding ABC transporter ATP-binding protein — MEQSIIELKGLTKRYGTFTAVNHLDLSINKGEVFGLLGPNGAGKSTTILMMLGLSEPSGGSVKVCGIDATHDPIAVKRRVGYLPDDIGFYENYTGLENLLYTARLNSLPDDIAMSRATKLLQRVGLDAQANKKTGKYSRGMRQRLGLADVLIKNPEVIILDEPTLGIDPQGVREFLDLIVQLSREEGITVLLSSHHLHQVQQVCDRVGLFVGGKLLAEGNIPQLSAKLFPDEAFTISVKIKSAAGESPEAQHQRLLNILQSIPGVINVRANDGLFLIGCLRDITEVIAKTIVDNGFGLVHLHQKEYGLDDIYHRYFEGREDNGKVN; from the coding sequence GTGGAGCAATCAATTATCGAATTGAAGGGCCTTACCAAACGATACGGAACATTTACGGCGGTTAACCATCTCGACCTATCCATTAACAAAGGCGAGGTTTTTGGTTTGCTGGGGCCCAATGGTGCAGGCAAATCAACTACCATATTAATGATGCTGGGCCTTTCCGAACCGTCGGGCGGCTCGGTGAAAGTTTGCGGTATTGATGCCACGCATGATCCTATCGCGGTGAAACGGCGCGTAGGTTACCTGCCGGACGATATCGGTTTTTATGAAAATTATACCGGGCTCGAAAACCTGCTTTATACTGCCCGGCTAAACAGCCTGCCCGACGATATTGCCATGAGCCGTGCTACAAAGCTGTTGCAACGGGTGGGCCTGGATGCCCAGGCAAACAAAAAAACCGGGAAATACTCGCGCGGGATGCGGCAAAGGCTTGGCCTGGCCGATGTGCTGATCAAAAACCCTGAAGTAATTATCCTGGACGAGCCCACCCTGGGGATTGATCCGCAGGGCGTACGCGAATTTCTGGACCTCATCGTTCAATTAAGCCGCGAAGAAGGCATTACCGTGTTGCTATCATCGCACCATTTACACCAGGTACAGCAAGTGTGCGACCGGGTTGGCCTTTTTGTGGGCGGCAAATTATTGGCGGAGGGGAATATCCCTCAATTATCAGCCAAACTATTCCCCGACGAGGCTTTTACCATCAGTGTAAAAATAAAATCTGCCGCAGGCGAAAGCCCTGAAGCTCAACATCAACGGTTGCTCAACATTTTACAATCGATACCCGGAGTGATCAACGTTAGGGCGAACGACGGGCTTTTTTTAATTGGTTGCTTACGCGATATTACCGAAGTGATTGCCAAAACCATAGTAGATAACGGCTTCGGCCTGGTACACCTGCATCAAAAGGAATATGGCTTAGACGATATTTATCACCGCTATTTTGAAGGAAGGGAGGATAATGGAAAAGTTAACTAA
- a CDS encoding ABC transporter permease, whose protein sequence is MEKLTNTIRGWQQNILTQRFSFAAGHSRAPHPFWVMINKEVTDHVRSWRFIVLLLLILLTCFGSLYTSVSNLAKSIKPNDPTGTFFFLKLFTLSDGTLPPFHVFIGFLGPLLGIALGFDAVNSEQNAGTLSRIMAQPIHRDYVINAKFVAALIVISTLFFALGFLVMGLGLIIIGIPPTVEEFFRVVFFLMLSVLYVAFWLNLSILFSIRFRQAATSALTAIAAWLFFTIFYQIIVSLVARAIMPPEGAAQQDVMQYQQFILNLMRVVPSQLYTDATTTLLMPAVRSLGPLTMEQVSGAIPNPLPLGQSLLLVWPQLTGLIAATVLCFALSYSLFMRKEIRSR, encoded by the coding sequence ATGGAAAAGTTAACTAACACCATCAGGGGATGGCAGCAAAATATTTTAACACAACGCTTTAGCTTTGCAGCCGGGCATAGCCGTGCCCCCCACCCTTTCTGGGTAATGATTAATAAAGAGGTAACAGACCATGTACGAAGCTGGCGCTTTATCGTGTTGCTGTTGCTGATCCTGCTTACCTGCTTTGGCTCGTTGTACACCTCTGTGAGTAACCTGGCCAAATCCATCAAACCAAATGATCCAACGGGTACATTTTTTTTTCTTAAGCTCTTTACACTATCCGACGGTACCTTGCCGCCCTTTCACGTATTCATCGGCTTCCTGGGGCCGCTACTGGGTATAGCCCTCGGTTTTGATGCTGTTAACTCCGAGCAAAACGCAGGTACATTGAGCCGCATTATGGCCCAGCCTATCCATCGCGATTATGTGATCAATGCTAAATTTGTAGCCGCACTGATCGTGATCAGCACGCTATTTTTCGCGCTTGGCTTCCTGGTGATGGGCCTGGGGCTCATCATCATCGGCATACCGCCTACGGTAGAGGAGTTTTTCCGGGTTGTTTTCTTCCTGATGCTCAGCGTGCTTTATGTAGCGTTCTGGCTTAACCTGTCGATATTGTTCTCCATCAGGTTCAGGCAGGCAGCTACCTCAGCACTTACCGCCATTGCTGCCTGGTTATTTTTTACGATATTTTACCAGATCATCGTCAGCCTTGTGGCAAGAGCAATAATGCCACCAGAAGGTGCCGCACAGCAGGACGTAATGCAATATCAGCAGTTTATTTTGAACCTGATGCGTGTAGTACCCAGCCAGCTCTATACCGATGCCACCACAACTTTACTAATGCCAGCTGTACGCAGCCTTGGGCCGTTAACAATGGAGCAAGTATCGGGTGCTATACCCAACCCGCTACCATTAGGGCAAAGCTTATTGCTGGTATGGCCACAGCTTACGGGGCTTATAGCAGCCACGGTGTTATGCTTCGCGCTTTCGTATTCCTTATTTATGCGCAAAGAAATCCGGTCGCGATAA
- a CDS encoding RNA polymerase sigma factor yields MKELWSENDLLIQISEGSEHAFELLFNQYHQKVLNYAYKMLQSLPAAEEVVQDVFIRIWVNRASLVNVENFGGYIRTVSRNHTLNALKKAARETLAFAIKNQGWTDADLDTENHLHYKDTRKILDQALNALPPQQKLIYSMCKVEGMKQDEVAQKLKISPLTVKSHLRQAAQAVRSFMLLHQDAISITIFLIVNQSVKK; encoded by the coding sequence ATGAAAGAGTTATGGAGCGAGAACGATTTGCTGATTCAGATATCTGAAGGTAGTGAACATGCTTTTGAATTGCTCTTTAACCAATACCACCAAAAGGTTTTAAATTACGCCTACAAAATGCTCCAGTCCCTGCCCGCTGCCGAAGAGGTGGTTCAGGATGTTTTTATTCGCATTTGGGTTAACAGGGCATCATTAGTTAACGTTGAAAATTTTGGCGGCTATATCCGCACTGTGTCACGAAATCATACACTAAACGCGTTAAAGAAGGCCGCGCGCGAAACGCTGGCTTTCGCTATTAAAAATCAAGGCTGGACGGATGCCGATCTGGATACGGAAAACCATCTGCATTATAAAGACACCCGTAAGATACTCGACCAGGCCTTAAACGCGCTGCCACCACAGCAAAAGTTGATCTACAGCATGTGTAAAGTTGAGGGTATGAAGCAAGATGAAGTTGCCCAAAAATTAAAAATATCGCCCTTAACGGTAAAATCACACCTTCGCCAGGCTGCGCAGGCGGTAAGGTCATTTATGCTGCTCCATCAGGACGCCATATCGATTACAATTTTTCTCATTGTAAATCAATCAGTTAAAAAATAA